GTATTAAATAATGTAAAAGCACAGGTTAAAGAGATATTACAATTTCCACCAGAAAAAGATTATACAGATACTGAAATAGCGATAAATGAGGCAATTAAAAGAGGGGCAAGGGAAATATATTTATTTGGAGCATTAGGATCTAGAATGGATCATGCATTGGGAAATATAGGACTTCTTTTGACATCAAAGAAAAAAGGTGTAGTATTAAAAATAATTGATGATAATAATAAAATTTATCTTGGAGAAAATAATATGACTCTATATGGAGAGCTCGGTGAAAATATTTCTTTTCATGCATTAAGTGATATAGTCAAAAATTTTAATATAAAAGGTGCTAAATACAATTTAGAAGGATATAACATGAATTTATTAGATCCAAGAGCTATATGTAATGAATTTATGGATACGCCTATAGAAATCAGCTTTGATGAAGGAGAATTATTGGTATTACATTCAATTGATTAATTGCAATTAATAAAGTAATTAATATGTATTAATTATTTTATTAAATTAGGAACATTTAAGCTTCAATCTGAATATTAATATAATAAGGCATAATTATTTTTAACTTATTAGCCGTATATATTAATGTTTGGAGGAAG
The window above is part of the Clostridium saccharoperbutylacetonicum N1-4(HMT) genome. Proteins encoded here:
- a CDS encoding thiamine diphosphokinase, whose product is MNVAIISGGTPPSEKLLKSYLGKVDFIIAADKGSECLYNYNIVPDVLLGDFDSINRGVLNNVKAQVKEILQFPPEKDYTDTEIAINEAIKRGAREIYLFGALGSRMDHALGNIGLLLTSKKKGVVLKIIDDNNKIYLGENNMTLYGELGENISFHALSDIVKNFNIKGAKYNLEGYNMNLLDPRAICNEFMDTPIEISFDEGELLVLHSID